The following are encoded together in the Bradymonas sediminis genome:
- a CDS encoding cation:proton antiporter: MSQVITIVILLALMYARQFFDFSDGSFGSMHPDSLVATGFIILAAFTMGELFKRLKVPALLGYIAAGIVFGPDLSQIVFGSTEQTIFTKDVINDLALINILTVGVIGTLGGGELKISDLKEHASTIVTVIGVVFAVVVPSSALILLGMATFFPSTAPFLMDVPTSTKLAAAMLFGVFAFAMSPTVSLAILQETRSKGPFTSLMLGTVILGDLVLVIGVLLAADFAVLVMGPTGITMAAAQEMFIKIGLEFGWAMVLGLITGLLYIGYLRFVAREKLLFTVGIIFATSAVAEMVHAETLVTFLVAGFIVQNFSKHGHDMIHSLEKISLPVFVIYFMTQAASLDLMQAVHFLPLTLVMATARVVSQVGGAKIALKLLKAPEVVRRNLPFAMLSLGSVDIVLAALVASKIPSWGGDLQAVVMGNVIIYIIVGPAVLKWVLGRAGETEEARQTGSEEVAELDRIVGDEMGDEELLEHPEFTDPRLKLRLEQVRDELTTCYKSTLVERIETHGESLQELLDRIHEVRHKAISELFELLENAGDTPTQKLGPRVKRLHVQFRQTLQPQIDLLEHIEAMPVTPQSTEKLLVDVHQLVHFEESYRVQLEPWLLEASPEDSLWMRAVKVGRRTRNFVRRGCHRTIPLGRLWRFYLELSLPGYLASAVAATAEQNEQLWQHLGLHLRRVDDLFERVVRILSSEDITVGSAQSDSDGEGDEQTPAVKVVARGRLLAPSVDALPMSMSGEPGEDEDDDEADEHDDAHAHEDDEDASGETALPEEPEEVSAPQPALSAVEAALAQARASHESLCKDAKALDAQLEVYVQSRRKRFGFSVEHAYADFIEAVGQAGTLSLPGYRYRASLRYDEAHRAQVRLQSRLGRAGDLVEGYQGWIVLDHQLILFLHWFRTYQQRVLITFQTRFEDGCVRQIKQLKLRCEDRPTDAALDDDASAQPTFDWPHWYGNKINPALENARISLDQALTDFDQGIIIRRLMDVLEARIARFSERVNLLAQNPTESLAEQSDVETVSVPLRAWYFSKLLREIALRLLESNERAERTLRRSMVALGEMRLGLETSLVSHQKELREGELQSAPDAPDLEEAQRANEVAQQGLERAITQAEELIRLIQHDEHDMRMWIIEETTKVARDSTIPFLEHRLKEVMAELEKNRGPSLARRRVRPIVNRARNAYHRVAPVIEEIRHDIYRHLNGKPAADPKIAPGRSHARARLLRSSLETPESGLKLATPAIYRRLFSPVPVDIPDFYVERPQLEQDCLDAVDRWFNGNPTAILIGGDAGMGKRTLIHHVLPIRLFSKYNEIAEEQLQMVRLDEADETERELCEAFFPLLEGSYPRTFLELGQHLSARNDRRIVFVENGDKIYSRTREGLSLSERFLTMMERSSDNILWILLMNKPAATLLDTAVQIGDYFTDSIELDALSPANIERMIMSRHKVSGFEITFLPPEVRYLQRVKHPLDTRDALKNPRQEFFRRLGKLSGGNPLLALLYWSECAHLDASDKSRILVDPLPDEEVTLTEHLSLQKKLLLATLVQHSALSAPRLSRILRLDLDEVRTELSHLRRQGFVDLVPGTNTYHMPALAGALVTRELRAENLI; this comes from the coding sequence ATGTCGCAAGTTATTACGATTGTGATCCTGCTGGCCTTGATGTACGCGCGCCAGTTCTTCGACTTCAGCGACGGCAGCTTCGGCTCGATGCACCCCGACAGCCTGGTCGCCACCGGATTTATTATCCTGGCCGCGTTCACCATGGGCGAGCTGTTCAAGCGCCTCAAGGTCCCGGCGCTGCTGGGCTATATCGCCGCCGGTATCGTCTTCGGCCCGGACCTCAGCCAGATCGTCTTTGGCTCAACCGAGCAGACGATCTTCACCAAAGACGTCATCAATGACCTGGCGCTCATCAATATCCTGACCGTCGGCGTCATCGGCACCCTGGGTGGCGGTGAGCTCAAGATCTCGGACCTCAAAGAACACGCCTCCACCATCGTGACCGTGATCGGGGTTGTCTTCGCGGTCGTGGTGCCCTCCTCTGCCCTGATTTTGCTGGGCATGGCGACATTCTTCCCGTCCACCGCGCCCTTCTTGATGGACGTGCCGACCTCCACAAAGCTCGCCGCGGCCATGCTCTTTGGCGTCTTCGCCTTCGCGATGAGCCCCACGGTCAGCCTGGCGATCCTGCAGGAAACCCGCTCCAAGGGCCCCTTTACCTCCTTGATGCTCGGCACCGTCATTCTCGGTGACCTGGTCCTGGTCATCGGCGTGCTGCTCGCCGCTGACTTCGCGGTCCTGGTGATGGGCCCCACCGGCATCACGATGGCAGCGGCCCAGGAGATGTTCATCAAGATCGGCCTGGAATTCGGCTGGGCGATGGTGCTCGGGCTGATCACCGGGCTGCTCTATATCGGCTATTTGCGCTTCGTCGCGCGCGAAAAACTCCTCTTTACCGTCGGCATTATCTTCGCCACCTCGGCGGTCGCCGAGATGGTGCACGCCGAGACCCTGGTGACCTTTTTGGTCGCCGGCTTTATCGTGCAAAACTTCTCCAAGCATGGTCATGATATGATCCATTCGCTGGAGAAGATCAGCCTGCCGGTCTTCGTCATTTACTTTATGACCCAGGCCGCCTCGCTCGACCTGATGCAGGCGGTGCACTTTTTGCCCCTCACCCTGGTCATGGCGACCGCGCGCGTGGTCTCCCAGGTCGGCGGCGCAAAGATCGCCCTTAAGCTGCTCAAAGCGCCCGAGGTCGTGCGCCGAAACCTCCCCTTCGCCATGCTCTCGCTGGGCAGCGTCGACATCGTGCTGGCCGCCCTGGTCGCCTCGAAGATCCCCTCCTGGGGTGGCGACCTTCAGGCCGTCGTGATGGGCAACGTCATCATCTATATCATCGTCGGCCCGGCGGTACTCAAATGGGTGCTGGGGCGCGCCGGTGAGACCGAAGAGGCCCGCCAAACCGGCAGCGAGGAGGTCGCCGAATTGGACCGAATCGTCGGCGACGAAATGGGCGACGAGGAGCTCTTGGAGCACCCCGAGTTCACCGATCCTCGCCTGAAATTGCGCCTGGAGCAGGTGCGCGACGAGCTCACCACCTGCTATAAGAGCACCCTGGTTGAGCGCATCGAGACCCACGGCGAGAGCCTGCAGGAGTTGCTCGACCGCATTCACGAAGTCCGCCATAAGGCGATCTCCGAGCTCTTTGAATTGCTCGAAAACGCAGGCGATACGCCCACCCAAAAGCTGGGGCCGCGCGTCAAACGCCTGCACGTCCAATTCCGCCAGACGCTGCAACCCCAGATCGACCTGCTCGAGCATATCGAGGCGATGCCCGTCACCCCTCAGAGCACCGAAAAGCTGCTGGTCGACGTCCACCAACTCGTGCACTTCGAGGAGAGCTACCGCGTCCAACTTGAGCCCTGGCTGCTCGAGGCGAGCCCCGAAGACTCGCTGTGGATGCGCGCGGTGAAGGTGGGTCGGCGCACGCGCAATTTTGTGCGCCGCGGCTGCCACCGAACCATTCCGCTGGGCCGTTTGTGGCGCTTCTATCTCGAATTATCGCTGCCCGGCTACCTGGCCAGCGCCGTGGCCGCGACCGCCGAGCAAAACGAGCAGCTCTGGCAACATCTTGGCCTGCATTTGCGCCGCGTGGACGACCTCTTTGAGCGCGTCGTGCGCATTCTCTCGAGCGAAGACATCACCGTCGGCTCCGCCCAGAGCGATAGCGATGGCGAGGGCGATGAGCAGACCCCGGCGGTCAAGGTCGTCGCGCGGGGTCGCTTGCTGGCGCCGTCGGTCGACGCGCTCCCGATGAGCATGTCGGGCGAGCCCGGTGAAGATGAGGATGACGACGAGGCTGACGAGCACGACGACGCCCACGCGCACGAAGATGACGAGGACGCCAGCGGCGAAACCGCGCTCCCCGAGGAACCCGAAGAGGTGAGTGCCCCGCAGCCGGCGCTCAGCGCCGTCGAGGCCGCGCTCGCCCAGGCGCGCGCCAGCCACGAATCGCTCTGCAAAGACGCCAAAGCCCTCGACGCCCAGCTCGAGGTCTACGTCCAATCGCGCCGCAAGCGCTTCGGCTTCAGCGTCGAGCACGCCTACGCCGACTTTATCGAAGCCGTCGGCCAGGCCGGCACGCTCAGCCTGCCCGGGTACCGCTACCGCGCGTCGCTGCGCTACGACGAAGCCCACCGCGCCCAGGTCCGCCTGCAGAGCCGCCTTGGGCGCGCCGGCGACCTGGTCGAGGGCTACCAGGGCTGGATCGTGCTCGACCACCAATTGATCCTCTTCTTGCACTGGTTCCGCACCTACCAGCAGCGCGTCTTGATCACCTTCCAGACCCGCTTCGAGGACGGCTGTGTGCGCCAGATCAAGCAGCTGAAATTGCGCTGTGAGGACCGCCCTACCGACGCCGCGCTCGACGATGACGCCTCGGCCCAGCCGACCTTCGACTGGCCGCATTGGTACGGCAATAAGATCAACCCGGCGCTAGAGAACGCGCGGATCTCGCTGGACCAGGCGCTCACCGACTTCGACCAGGGCATCATCATTCGCCGGCTGATGGACGTGCTCGAAGCGCGCATCGCGCGCTTCTCGGAGCGGGTGAATCTGCTCGCCCAGAACCCGACCGAATCGCTCGCCGAACAGAGCGATGTCGAGACGGTCAGCGTGCCGCTGCGGGCCTGGTATTTCTCCAAATTATTGCGCGAAATCGCCCTTCGCCTGCTCGAGTCCAACGAGCGCGCCGAGCGCACCCTTCGCCGCTCGATGGTCGCCCTGGGCGAGATGCGCCTGGGCCTTGAAACGAGCCTGGTCTCCCACCAAAAAGAGCTGCGCGAAGGCGAACTCCAGTCCGCGCCCGATGCCCCGGACCTCGAAGAGGCCCAGCGCGCCAACGAGGTCGCCCAGCAGGGACTCGAGCGCGCGATCACCCAGGCCGAGGAGCTTATCCGACTCATCCAACACGATGAGCACGATATGCGCATGTGGATCATCGAGGAGACCACCAAGGTCGCCCGCGACTCCACGATTCCCTTTTTGGAGCATCGCCTCAAAGAGGTGATGGCCGAGCTGGAGAAGAACCGCGGTCCGAGCCTTGCGCGCCGGCGAGTGCGCCCGATCGTCAACCGCGCGCGCAACGCCTATCACCGCGTCGCACCGGTCATCGAGGAGATCCGCCACGACATCTATAGGCACCTCAACGGCAAGCCAGCCGCCGACCCGAAGATCGCGCCGGGGCGCTCCCACGCGCGCGCTCGCCTGCTGCGCAGCAGCCTTGAGACCCCCGAGAGCGGCCTTAAACTCGCCACCCCGGCGATCTACCGCCGCCTATTCTCGCCGGTGCCCGTCGATATCCCCGACTTCTATGTCGAGCGCCCCCAGCTTGAGCAGGATTGCCTGGACGCGGTGGACCGCTGGTTCAACGGCAACCCCACCGCGATCCTCATCGGCGGCGACGCCGGCATGGGCAAGCGCACGCTCATCCACCACGTGCTGCCGATTCGCCTCTTCAGCAAATATAATGAGATCGCCGAAGAGCAGCTTCAGATGGTACGCCTGGACGAGGCCGACGAGACCGAGCGCGAGCTGTGCGAGGCGTTTTTCCCGCTGCTCGAGGGCAGCTATCCGCGCACCTTCTTGGAGCTCGGCCAGCACCTCAGCGCCCGCAACGACCGGCGCATCGTGTTCGTGGAGAACGGCGACAAGATCTACTCGCGCACCCGCGAGGGCCTGTCTTTGAGCGAGCGCTTTTTGACCATGATGGAGCGCTCCTCGGATAATATCCTGTGGATCCTGCTGATGAATAAGCCGGCGGCGACCCTGCTCGATACCGCGGTGCAAATCGGAGATTATTTCACCGACAGCATCGAGCTAGACGCGCTGAGCCCGGCCAATATCGAGCGCATGATCATGTCGCGCCACAAGGTCAGCGGCTTCGAGATCACCTTCTTGCCGCCCGAGGTTCGCTATCTGCAGCGCGTCAAACACCCGCTGGACACCCGCGACGCGCTCAAGAACCCGCGCCAGGAATTTTTCCGGCGCCTCGGAAAGCTGTCGGGCGGAAACCCGCTGCTCGCCCTGCTCTATTGGAGCGAGTGCGCGCACCTGGACGCGTCGGATAAGTCGCGCATCCTGGTCGACCCGCTACCGGACGAAGAGGTCACGCTGACCGAGCATCTGTCGCTGCAAAAGAAGTTGCTGCTGGCCACGCTCGTCCAGCACAGCGCGCTGAGCGCCCCGCGGCTTAGCCGCATCCTGCGACTCGACCTCGATGAGGTGCGCACCGAGCTCAGCCACCTGCGCCGCCAGGGGTTCGTGGACCTGGTGCCGGGCACCAACACCTATCATATGCCGGCGCTTGCCGGCGCGCTGGTGACCCGAGAATTGCGCGCCGAGAACCTTATTTAA
- a CDS encoding mechanosensitive ion channel domain-containing protein: MPEPITTPEPAQSLMGPTTETPVDPVTEPTLDQSLLQFQEAITYVEPQWFTLTWALIMLAVTLLLSWAMGQLMQLAGLQRARKWLALIRVLLWSFIVVNLAFALSSMVSEMHWLPVGIVALSMSGLAALPWLRNITAGLAIAFDSRFEIGDPVRHGQATGEITHFGARAVTLRADDGTLHQVPNQIFAQTSVTLIESEGDAACEILVVIPQGVSPERAMHLAKQAAFLTPLASPRHSPEVYLEMGDHSPESIEMRIRGWAFDPSCREAFQSDVVARIHDLLRSEKSSRNSTT, encoded by the coding sequence ATGCCCGAACCCATCACAACCCCCGAGCCGGCTCAGTCCCTGATGGGACCGACCACCGAGACGCCCGTGGACCCGGTCACCGAGCCCACGCTGGACCAATCCCTGCTGCAATTTCAGGAGGCGATCACCTACGTCGAGCCGCAGTGGTTTACGCTGACCTGGGCGCTGATCATGCTCGCGGTGACGCTGCTGCTAAGCTGGGCGATGGGCCAGCTGATGCAACTGGCCGGGCTGCAGCGGGCGCGCAAATGGTTGGCGCTGATCCGCGTGCTACTGTGGAGCTTTATCGTGGTGAACCTGGCCTTCGCGCTGAGTTCGATGGTCAGCGAGATGCATTGGCTGCCGGTGGGCATCGTCGCCCTGTCGATGTCCGGGCTGGCCGCGCTCCCGTGGCTGCGCAATATCACCGCTGGGCTGGCTATCGCCTTCGACAGCCGCTTCGAGATCGGCGACCCGGTGCGCCACGGCCAAGCCACCGGCGAGATTACGCATTTTGGCGCCCGCGCCGTGACGCTTCGCGCCGACGACGGCACCCTTCACCAGGTCCCCAACCAAATCTTCGCCCAAACCTCGGTCACCCTCATCGAGTCCGAGGGCGACGCCGCCTGTGAAATCCTGGTGGTGATCCCCCAAGGCGTCTCCCCCGAGCGCGCCATGCACCTGGCCAAACAGGCCGCATTCCTCACTCCGCTGGCCTCTCCCCGCCACAGCCCTGAAGTCTATTTGGAGATGGGCGACCACAGCCCCGAGAGCATCGAGATGCGCATCCGCGGCTGGGCCTTTGACCCATCGTGCCGCGAAGCCTTCCAGAGCGACGTCGTCGCCCGCATCCACGACCTGCTGCGCAGCGAGAAGTCTTCGCGAAACAGCACGACCTAA
- a CDS encoding heavy metal translocating P-type ATPase gives MKPVADAIGVGKPTSTPTTTTFEIEGMCCSNEVRLVEETLAPLAGVAQVQVNLAAGVARVGHAPGLEASAVEEALANVGLSARARGRAGRGDDDGAGRSGWWHDRALLSVIAAGLLIILALVFTHVFAWTSAAIASFILATVIGGLPVFRNAIRSAKRLDLDINVLMTVAVIGALILGEWLEAAMVVGLFGFADWLEGASMARARNAIGQLMELAPDEARVLRGGREEMVPVELVGIGEHVIVRPGEKIPVDGVVEAGESEVDQAPITGESKPVHKQVGDPVFAGTLNQRGSLDIRVEHAPDDTTLAKVVEAIESAQQNRSESERFVEKFARYYTPAVILLAILAALLPPLLLGASWEVWFYRSLVLLVIACPCALVLATPITTASALARAARDGILIKGGRFLEQLGCTRAVAFDKTGTLTRGEPQVTDVMAAEGFDARAVLELAAIAESRSEHYLASAITEAARAREIAVERGQLWGFEARIGRGVVAQMRGQGEDASVQLLVGTRALLAEHGVDYSALSDGWRALEQRGQTVVGVARAGELAGLVAIEDTPRADARATVEWLGEQGARAVYMLTGDNAVSAQGIAQAVGLERDSVLADLLPADKVSAIKELTERHEHVAMVGDGINDAPALAAASVGIAMGAAGTDIALESAHVALMGDDLKKLPHAIDLGARTGRIIRQNVVLALGIKALVFGLAAAGVATLWMAVLADTGTSLLVIFNGMRMLRASK, from the coding sequence ATGAAACCAGTCGCAGACGCCATCGGAGTCGGCAAGCCTACGAGCACGCCCACGACCACGACCTTCGAGATCGAGGGGATGTGTTGCTCGAATGAGGTGCGGCTGGTCGAGGAAACGCTCGCGCCGCTGGCGGGCGTTGCGCAGGTGCAGGTGAACCTGGCGGCCGGGGTGGCGCGTGTGGGCCACGCGCCGGGGCTGGAGGCGAGCGCGGTCGAAGAGGCGTTGGCCAACGTTGGGCTGAGCGCGCGGGCGCGCGGGCGCGCCGGGCGCGGTGATGATGATGGGGCGGGGCGCTCGGGTTGGTGGCATGATCGGGCCTTATTATCGGTGATCGCGGCGGGCCTGCTCATTATTTTGGCGCTGGTGTTTACGCATGTCTTTGCGTGGACGTCCGCGGCGATCGCCTCATTTATACTCGCCACTGTCATCGGCGGCCTGCCGGTGTTTCGCAACGCGATTCGCTCGGCGAAGCGGCTCGACCTCGACATCAATGTGCTCATGACCGTGGCCGTGATCGGCGCGCTTATCCTGGGGGAGTGGCTCGAGGCGGCGATGGTGGTCGGGCTCTTCGGCTTCGCCGATTGGCTCGAGGGCGCGAGCATGGCGCGGGCGCGAAACGCCATCGGTCAGCTTATGGAGCTTGCGCCCGACGAGGCGCGGGTGCTGCGCGGCGGGCGCGAGGAGATGGTGCCCGTCGAGTTGGTCGGCATCGGCGAGCATGTCATCGTGCGCCCGGGCGAGAAGATCCCGGTCGACGGCGTGGTCGAGGCGGGCGAAAGCGAGGTCGACCAGGCCCCGATCACCGGTGAGTCGAAGCCCGTCCATAAACAGGTCGGCGACCCGGTCTTTGCCGGTACCCTAAATCAACGCGGGAGCCTCGATATTCGGGTCGAGCACGCCCCGGATGACACAACCCTGGCCAAGGTAGTCGAGGCGATCGAGAGCGCCCAGCAGAATCGCTCGGAGTCGGAGCGCTTCGTCGAAAAATTCGCGCGCTATTATACGCCCGCGGTGATACTCCTGGCGATCCTGGCCGCGTTGCTGCCGCCTCTATTATTGGGGGCGTCCTGGGAAGTCTGGTTTTACCGCTCGCTGGTATTGCTTGTCATCGCCTGCCCCTGCGCTTTGGTGTTGGCGACCCCAATCACCACCGCCTCGGCCCTCGCCCGCGCGGCGCGCGACGGTATTTTGATCAAGGGCGGTCGTTTTCTGGAGCAGCTTGGGTGCACTCGGGCCGTCGCCTTCGACAAGACCGGCACGCTGACTCGCGGCGAGCCCCAGGTCACGGATGTAATGGCCGCCGAGGGCTTCGACGCCCGGGCGGTGTTGGAGTTGGCGGCCATCGCCGAGAGCCGAAGCGAGCATTATCTGGCGAGCGCCATCACCGAGGCCGCCCGGGCCCGGGAGATCGCGGTTGAGCGCGGCCAACTCTGGGGTTTCGAGGCGCGTATCGGGCGCGGCGTGGTGGCGCAAATGCGGGGGCAGGGCGAAGACGCGTCGGTGCAATTGCTGGTGGGGACCCGCGCGCTATTGGCCGAGCACGGGGTTGATTATAGCGCGCTGAGCGACGGATGGCGCGCGCTTGAGCAGCGCGGGCAGACTGTGGTCGGCGTGGCGCGCGCGGGCGAATTGGCAGGGTTGGTGGCCATCGAAGACACGCCGCGCGCCGACGCGCGCGCCACGGTCGAGTGGCTTGGCGAGCAGGGCGCGCGCGCCGTGTATATGCTCACCGGCGACAACGCGGTGAGCGCTCAGGGCATCGCCCAGGCGGTTGGTCTTGAGCGGGACAGTGTCCTGGCCGACTTGCTCCCCGCCGACAAAGTCAGCGCCATTAAAGAGTTGACCGAGCGCCACGAGCACGTCGCCATGGTCGGCGACGGCATCAACGACGCCCCCGCGCTGGCCGCCGCGTCGGTGGGCATCGCGATGGGCGCCGCCGGCACCGACATCGCGCTGGAGTCCGCCCACGTCGCGCTGATGGGCGACGACCTCAAAAAACTCCCGCACGCCATCGATCTGGGCGCGCGCACTGGGCGTATTATTCGCCAGAATGTGGTGCTCGCGCTGGGGATTAAGGCGCTGGTGTTCGGGTTGGCCGCCGCCGGGGTCGCGACCCTCTGGATGGCCGTGCTCGCCGACACGGGCACGAGCCTGCTGGTGATCTTTAACGGGATGCGGATGTTGCGAGCGTCGAAATAG
- a CDS encoding DUF4856 domain-containing protein has translation MFMTPRANNLKYLVAAAALVFTAACADDNDSSNNDTNNNNGELQVPDTYNFDSRFVEGESSVSYSGQIFRQVLIADLKGFISGMSDAIDSGDFAPAAEGDVVGSLDFYFRFDSAANGDLPLGLSADPALKQATYNDISSGKDLVGKLAGNDSATDHKDWSTEFVGWSDTTIAANGGSVTSPEGLVTAFFATIEANALARVNGTMRTGTDGQTLPVYVTEQGQDLNQLVQKFLLMGVTYSQAADDYLDSGTDGKGLEASNTQHNDSPYSTLEHQWDEGFGYFGAARDYLAYSDEEIANPGFKDTNNDGAIDLKSEYNFANAVYAAKRDLSAVAATDYTAQAMEAFLTGRAIISSADGELSAEQKTALEEQRDIALMAWENTMAANVVHYINDTLQAMGTFGTEDYDFVKHAKVWSEMKGFALGLQFNPNASLSDADFAQFHVLVGDAPVLATADQADIDQYKADLVAARQIIGDAHGFAAENLGDADGEGGW, from the coding sequence ATGTTCATGACACCGCGCGCCAACAACCTTAAGTACCTCGTCGCTGCCGCTGCCCTCGTCTTCACCGCCGCTTGCGCAGACGACAATGACAGCAGCAATAACGATACAAATAATAACAACGGCGAGCTTCAAGTTCCGGATACCTATAACTTTGACAGCCGCTTTGTCGAAGGCGAGAGCAGCGTGTCCTACTCGGGACAGATCTTCCGCCAGGTGCTCATCGCCGACCTCAAGGGCTTCATCAGCGGCATGAGCGACGCCATCGACTCGGGTGACTTCGCCCCGGCCGCCGAGGGCGACGTGGTCGGCTCGCTGGACTTCTACTTCCGCTTCGACTCGGCCGCCAACGGCGACCTCCCCCTGGGCCTGTCGGCCGATCCTGCGCTTAAGCAGGCGACCTATAACGATATCTCCAGCGGCAAAGACCTGGTCGGCAAACTCGCCGGCAACGACTCGGCCACCGACCATAAAGACTGGTCCACCGAATTCGTCGGCTGGAGTGACACCACCATCGCCGCCAACGGCGGCTCGGTCACCTCGCCCGAGGGCCTGGTCACCGCGTTCTTCGCGACCATCGAGGCCAACGCCCTCGCCCGCGTCAACGGCACCATGCGCACCGGCACCGACGGCCAGACCCTGCCGGTCTATGTGACCGAGCAGGGCCAGGACCTCAACCAACTCGTCCAAAAATTCTTGCTCATGGGCGTCACCTACTCGCAGGCTGCCGACGATTACCTCGACAGCGGCACCGACGGAAAAGGCCTCGAAGCCTCCAACACCCAGCATAACGACTCCCCCTATAGCACCCTTGAGCACCAGTGGGACGAGGGCTTCGGCTATTTCGGCGCCGCGCGCGACTACCTCGCCTATAGCGACGAAGAGATCGCAAACCCGGGCTTCAAAGACACCAATAATGACGGTGCAATCGACCTGAAAAGCGAGTATAACTTCGCCAACGCAGTTTACGCCGCCAAGCGCGACCTGAGCGCGGTCGCCGCGACCGATTATACCGCCCAGGCGATGGAGGCTTTCCTGACCGGACGCGCCATCATCAGCTCGGCTGACGGTGAGCTGAGCGCCGAGCAAAAGACCGCCCTGGAAGAGCAGCGCGACATCGCCCTGATGGCATGGGAGAACACGATGGCCGCCAACGTCGTTCACTATATCAACGACACCCTGCAGGCGATGGGCACCTTCGGCACCGAGGATTACGACTTCGTCAAGCACGCCAAGGTTTGGTCCGAGATGAAGGGCTTCGCGCTGGGTCTGCAATTCAACCCGAACGCCTCGCTGAGCGACGCCGACTTCGCGCAATTCCACGTCCTCGTGGGCGACGCGCCGGTGCTCGCCACCGCAGACCAGGCCGACATCGACCAATATAAAGCCGACCTCGTCGCAGCTCGCCAAATTATCGGCGACGCCCACGGATTCGCCGCCGAAAACCTCGGCGACGCCGACGGAGAAGGTGGCTGGTAA
- a CDS encoding imelysin family protein has product MRNTRSLILSLITGLVLAVGFSAACSDDNSGNAVTQEDPKAAEARRDVLANLGENVIFATYVEFEQKVQVLQTKTDAYAASLDSADHEAAKVAWSDAMQVWQRAEMFQVGPAGAMGAAVAGEDLRDQIYSWPLTNGCRVDQEVVEKDYADPTAFASEAINVRGLDALEYLLFNAGTENACTPQSTINTDGSWSALDESELTKRRAEYAHTLAIDLNRSATTLREMWDPQEGNFLAEFSTAGAGSKTFMTSQEALNAVSDAMFYLDKEVKDMKLARPAGLSECVDDVCPDKRESPWADQSLDHVRQNLVAFQLLFSGGDANDPDAPGFDDLIRGMGVEQLADDMNTRIAAALAAIDAVEGTMVEALADDPQSVVDVFDATKAITDLYKSQFFDVLDLEVPNRGEGDND; this is encoded by the coding sequence ATGCGAAACACACGCTCGCTCATCCTCAGCCTCATCACCGGCCTCGTGCTGGCGGTGGGGTTTAGCGCCGCCTGCTCCGACGATAATTCAGGCAACGCCGTGACCCAGGAAGACCCCAAGGCCGCCGAGGCGCGCCGCGACGTCCTGGCCAACCTCGGCGAGAACGTCATCTTTGCGACCTATGTCGAGTTTGAGCAGAAGGTGCAGGTGCTTCAGACCAAGACGGACGCCTACGCCGCCTCGCTGGACAGCGCCGATCATGAGGCCGCCAAAGTCGCCTGGAGCGACGCGATGCAGGTCTGGCAGCGCGCGGAGATGTTCCAGGTCGGCCCGGCCGGCGCGATGGGCGCGGCCGTCGCCGGCGAAGACCTTCGCGACCAGATCTACTCCTGGCCGCTGACCAACGGCTGCCGCGTCGACCAGGAAGTCGTCGAAAAAGACTACGCCGACCCGACCGCCTTCGCCTCCGAGGCGATCAACGTGCGCGGCCTCGACGCCCTTGAGTATTTGCTCTTCAACGCGGGCACCGAGAACGCCTGCACGCCCCAGAGCACCATCAACACCGACGGAAGTTGGAGCGCGCTCGATGAGAGCGAGCTGACAAAGCGCCGCGCCGAATACGCCCACACGCTGGCCATCGACCTAAACCGAAGCGCCACCACCCTGCGCGAGATGTGGGACCCGCAGGAAGGCAATTTCCTGGCCGAATTCAGCACCGCCGGCGCCGGAAGCAAGACCTTCATGACCTCGCAGGAAGCGCTAAACGCCGTGAGCGACGCCATGTTCTACCTCGACAAAGAGGTCAAGGATATGAAGCTCGCTCGCCCCGCCGGGCTCTCCGAGTGCGTCGACGACGTCTGCCCCGACAAGCGCGAGTCGCCCTGGGCTGACCAATCACTCGACCACGTGCGCCAGAACCTGGTCGCCTTCCAACTGCTCTTCTCGGGCGGCGACGCCAATGACCCCGACGCCCCCGGCTTCGATGACCTGATCCGCGGCATGGGCGTCGAGCAGCTCGCCGACGATATGAACACCCGCATCGCCGCGGCGCTGGCCGCCATCGACGCCGTCGAGGGCACCATGGTCGAGGCCCTGGCCGATGACCCGCAGAGCGTCGTCGACGTCTTCGACGCAACCAAGGCGATCACCGACCTGTATAAATCGCAATTCTTTGACGTGCTCGACCTCGAAGTCCCCAACCGAGGCGAAGGCGACAACGACTGA